In Myxococcus stipitatus, the following are encoded in one genomic region:
- a CDS encoding uracil-DNA glycosylase family protein, with amino-acid sequence MNDDSPEASQELSAVLEDVRRHLLWQEEAAGRVLMIDAKAAAELQRSAPSLRSRLARATGMAESPAPAERRPVPGPTPVGPTASGAIPGRGPVPSVGPESKAPSASPMSGSRPAMATPRPLEAGEAPRQAPPEAAPPRQPLAARGPVSRPPEPASTGMLLDVPRASPGAGGALPGVVAGERPTLDQVRRELGDCQRCKLCSGRKNIVFGTGNPRAELVFVGEGPGEQEDLQGVPFVGAAGALLTKMIEAMGFGRDDVYICNVVKCRPPGNRNPEPDEIAACEPFLRSQLASIQPRVVVALGKFAAQTLLRDSTPITRMRGQWRVYEGIQLMPTFHPAYLLRNPAEKRKAWEDLQAVMKVFGKNPGSRT; translated from the coding sequence GTGAACGACGACTCGCCCGAGGCCTCCCAGGAACTGAGCGCCGTGCTGGAGGATGTCCGCCGCCACCTGCTCTGGCAGGAGGAGGCGGCTGGCCGGGTGCTGATGATTGACGCCAAGGCGGCGGCGGAGCTGCAACGTTCCGCGCCGTCCCTGCGTTCGCGACTGGCGCGAGCCACGGGAATGGCCGAGTCCCCAGCTCCCGCCGAGCGCCGCCCCGTTCCTGGCCCGACACCCGTGGGGCCCACCGCTTCAGGCGCGATTCCCGGCCGGGGTCCCGTGCCCTCCGTGGGCCCGGAGTCGAAGGCCCCCTCGGCGTCGCCGATGTCCGGCTCGCGGCCCGCGATGGCCACGCCTCGTCCACTCGAGGCAGGAGAGGCTCCGCGGCAGGCGCCTCCCGAGGCCGCGCCGCCGCGTCAACCGCTCGCGGCGCGTGGACCTGTTTCCCGTCCTCCGGAGCCCGCCTCGACAGGGATGCTGCTGGATGTGCCTCGCGCCTCGCCTGGCGCGGGAGGGGCGCTGCCGGGCGTGGTGGCCGGGGAGCGTCCGACGTTGGACCAGGTGCGGCGCGAGTTGGGGGACTGCCAGCGCTGCAAGCTGTGCTCGGGCCGCAAGAACATCGTGTTCGGGACGGGGAACCCTCGCGCGGAGCTGGTGTTCGTGGGCGAGGGACCCGGTGAGCAAGAGGACTTGCAGGGCGTGCCCTTCGTCGGCGCGGCGGGGGCGCTGTTGACGAAGATGATCGAAGCCATGGGCTTCGGTCGCGACGATGTCTACATCTGCAACGTGGTGAAGTGCCGTCCCCCGGGCAATCGCAACCCGGAGCCGGATGAAATCGCCGCGTGTGAGCCGTTCCTCCGTTCGCAGCTGGCGTCCATCCAGCCCCGCGTCGTGGTGGCGCTGGGCAAGTTCGCGGCGCAGACCTTGCTGCGCGACTCCACGCCCATCACCCGGATGCGAGGCCAGTGGCGCGTCTACGAGGGCATTCAGCTCATGCCCACCTTCCACCCCGCGTACCTGCTCCGCAATCCCGCGGAGAAGCGCAAGGCGTGGGAGGACCTGCAAGCGGTGATGAAGGTTTTCGGAAAGAACCCGGGCTCGCGTACGTAG
- a CDS encoding alpha/beta hydrolase, translating to MKGLLETREVHSPSLESNPLGDPARRRLTVYLPPGYGEGDRRYPAVYFLHAFGNSGGSWTNASGFAPTVPERLDALIESGAVPPVVGVFPDGWTSLGGSQWINSDAIGRYRDYLAKDVVGFVDRNFRTLPKAASRAVLGHSSGGYGALVMGRYHPEIFSHLGAHSADSYFEYCYLPDLPKAVGSLLKSGGIETWQAEFRQRVRETKMRGDDFPVVNTLAMAAAYSPKKGEPLNLELPFDAQTGRLKLDVWNRWLVHDPVRFVPKFLDAYRKLKTLFLDCGTRDEFNIRWGTRMLAEDLKNSGVELVHEEFEDGHSGVSYRFARSLSVLLPKLSQE from the coding sequence ATGAAGGGATTGCTGGAGACGCGCGAGGTGCACTCACCCTCGCTGGAGTCCAATCCGCTGGGCGACCCGGCGCGGCGCCGGCTCACGGTGTATCTGCCGCCGGGCTACGGCGAGGGAGACCGGCGCTATCCGGCCGTGTACTTCCTGCACGCGTTTGGCAACAGCGGGGGCTCGTGGACGAACGCGTCCGGCTTCGCGCCCACGGTGCCCGAGCGGCTGGACGCGCTCATCGAGTCCGGCGCGGTGCCGCCCGTGGTGGGCGTATTCCCGGATGGGTGGACGTCCCTGGGCGGCAGCCAGTGGATCAACAGCGACGCCATCGGGCGCTATCGCGACTACCTGGCCAAGGACGTGGTGGGCTTCGTGGACCGCAACTTCCGCACGCTGCCCAAGGCGGCGTCGCGGGCCGTGCTGGGGCACAGCTCGGGTGGGTACGGCGCGCTGGTGATGGGGCGCTACCACCCGGAGATCTTCTCGCACCTGGGGGCCCACTCGGCGGACTCGTATTTCGAGTACTGCTACCTGCCGGACCTGCCGAAGGCGGTGGGCTCGCTGCTGAAGTCCGGCGGAATCGAGACGTGGCAGGCCGAGTTCCGTCAGCGCGTGCGTGAGACGAAGATGCGCGGCGATGACTTTCCGGTGGTCAACACGCTGGCGATGGCGGCGGCCTATTCACCCAAGAAGGGTGAGCCGCTCAACCTGGAGCTGCCCTTCGATGCGCAGACGGGGCGGCTGAAGCTGGACGTGTGGAACCGCTGGCTGGTGCATGACCCGGTGCGCTTCGTGCCGAAGTTCCTGGATGCCTATCGGAAGCTCAAGACGCTCTTCCTGGACTGCGGCACGCGGGACGAGTTCAACATCCGCTGGGGCACTCGCATGCTGGCGGAGGACCTGAAGAACTCGGGCGTGGAGCTGGTGCACGAGGAGTTCGAGGACGGCCACTCGGGTGTGTCCTATCGCTTCGCCCGCTCGCTCTCGGTGCTCCTGCCGAAGCTCTCGCAGGAGTAG
- a CDS encoding L-erythro-3,5-diaminohexanoate dehydrogenase has protein sequence MSNDLYGLSRVVGEKGVLPQRARKLDPSLPCRDSELLIDVESLNIDAASFKQIKGEVGGDPARIGERIQEIVRERGKMQNPVTGSGGMLIGRVKEIGAKHPAREQLQVGDRIATLVSLTLTPLVIEEVKAVHADIDRVDIRGHALLFSSGIYAKLPSDIPDTLALAALDVCGAPALVARYVKPGMTVAVLGAGKSGALCLAQARRNLESRGKLIALDVSQSALDVLSSMGLCDVALKVDATQGVDVMEAVSQATQGQLCDLVVNCASVGNTEMATILSVKDGGTAIFFSMATSFTTAALGAEGVGKDVTMLVGNGYVPGHAALTLALLRTEPALLQLFATRYV, from the coding sequence ATGAGCAACGACCTCTACGGGCTGTCCCGCGTCGTCGGCGAGAAGGGGGTGCTGCCGCAGCGCGCCCGGAAGCTGGACCCCTCGCTGCCGTGCCGGGACTCGGAGCTGCTCATCGACGTGGAGAGCCTCAACATCGACGCCGCTTCCTTCAAGCAGATCAAGGGAGAGGTGGGAGGCGACCCCGCGCGCATCGGCGAGCGCATCCAGGAGATTGTCCGCGAGCGGGGCAAGATGCAGAACCCCGTCACCGGCTCGGGAGGCATGCTGATTGGCCGGGTGAAGGAGATCGGCGCGAAGCACCCGGCGCGTGAGCAGCTCCAGGTGGGCGACCGCATCGCCACACTGGTGAGCCTGACGCTGACGCCCCTGGTGATTGAAGAGGTGAAGGCGGTCCACGCGGACATCGACCGCGTCGACATCCGAGGGCACGCGCTGCTCTTCTCCAGCGGCATCTACGCGAAGCTGCCGTCGGACATCCCGGACACGCTGGCGCTGGCGGCGCTGGATGTGTGTGGGGCTCCCGCGCTGGTGGCCCGGTACGTGAAACCCGGGATGACGGTGGCGGTGTTGGGCGCGGGCAAGAGCGGAGCGCTGTGTCTGGCGCAGGCGCGGCGCAACCTGGAGAGCCGGGGCAAGCTCATCGCGTTGGACGTGTCTCAGTCCGCGCTGGATGTGCTGTCGTCGATGGGCCTGTGTGACGTGGCGCTGAAGGTGGATGCCACGCAGGGCGTGGACGTGATGGAGGCGGTGAGCCAGGCGACGCAGGGGCAGCTCTGCGACCTGGTGGTGAACTGCGCCAGCGTGGGGAACACCGAGATGGCGACCATCCTCTCGGTGAAGGATGGCGGCACGGCCATCTTCTTCTCCATGGCGACCAGCTTCACCACGGCGGCGCTCGGCGCCGAGGGCGTGGGCAAGGACGTCACCATGCTGGTGGGCAATGGCTATGTGCCCGGCCACGCGGCGCTGACGTTGGCGCTCTTGCGCACCGAGCCGGCGCTCCTCCAGCTCTTCGCCACGCGGTACGTCTGA
- a CDS encoding ankyrin repeat domain-containing protein produces MFRKLMFGALGLLVLVCAVLTAAWWSLRAEPAPQGRLLATSEAERYLLAAAREGDSEVVSGLLKAGTPVEARDARGFSPLILAAYHGHLDTVRVLLSAGADACAGDKRGNTALMGAAFKGHGDIVALLNQQPCAVDQTNSLGQTALMFASLFGRQEVVDQLRAKGASPEARDDSGRSANDWARTQHEPQAPVSPALMAPDTSSAAMR; encoded by the coding sequence ATGTTTCGCAAGCTGATGTTCGGAGCGCTGGGTCTGCTGGTGCTGGTGTGCGCGGTGCTGACGGCCGCGTGGTGGTCCCTGCGAGCGGAGCCCGCGCCTCAAGGCCGTCTCCTCGCCACCAGCGAGGCGGAGCGCTATCTGCTCGCCGCCGCCCGCGAGGGGGACTCGGAGGTCGTCTCCGGGTTGCTCAAGGCTGGCACCCCCGTGGAGGCGCGTGATGCTCGCGGCTTCTCGCCCCTCATCCTCGCGGCGTACCACGGACATCTCGACACCGTGCGGGTGCTGCTCTCGGCGGGCGCGGATGCCTGCGCGGGCGACAAGCGGGGCAACACCGCGCTGATGGGCGCGGCCTTCAAGGGCCATGGCGACATCGTGGCGCTGCTCAATCAGCAGCCCTGCGCCGTGGACCAGACCAACAGCCTGGGCCAGACCGCCTTGATGTTCGCATCCCTCTTCGGAAGGCAGGAGGTCGTGGACCAGCTCCGCGCGAAGGGCGCCTCCCCCGAGGCCCGGGATGACAGCGGCCGCAGCGCGAACGATTGGGCTCGCACGCAGCACGAACCTCAAGCGCCCGTGTCTCCCGCACTCATGGCACCGGACACCTCGTCCGCGGCGATGAGGTAG
- a CDS encoding catalase gives MKTRSLLLTAALLSGPALAANPPPLTTDTGSAVGTNQNSKTAGARGGVLLEDFHLIEKLARFDRERIPERVVHARGTGAYGVFESYGNFSNLTRASLFASKGKKTPMFVRFSTVIHPSGSPETLRDPRGFALKFYTDDGNWDLVGNNLPVFFIRDAIKFPDMVHSLKPSPFNNKQDPNRFFDFFSHLPESTHMLTQVYSDIGIPANYRQMNGHGVHAFKFVNAKGEVRYVKFNWASQQGVKSLTAEEAARTAGEDHQHATTDLYASIGAGKFPAWELSVQVLDPKDLDSFTFNPLDPTKVWPEDKVASVKLGRFVLNKMPDNFFEETEQAAFSPGVQPPGIEPSEDRLLQGRLFSYADTQRYRVGANYQSLPVNRARAAVNSNNQAGGMNFANTKSDVNYEPSVTRETQDAPAYLLSSAPLSGTTQQQPIEKTDNFAQAGAFYTSLDPAARERLVKNLAADLGQVRDARVKARMVGHFYVANAEYGTKLANAVGVKVDDARAAVASLASR, from the coding sequence ATGAAGACGCGTTCGCTGTTGCTGACGGCGGCACTGTTGAGTGGTCCGGCCCTGGCCGCCAATCCCCCACCCCTCACCACGGACACCGGCTCCGCGGTGGGAACCAACCAGAACTCCAAGACGGCGGGCGCTCGTGGCGGCGTCCTGTTGGAGGACTTTCACCTCATCGAGAAGCTGGCCCGGTTTGATCGGGAGCGCATCCCGGAGCGCGTCGTCCATGCCCGCGGCACGGGCGCGTACGGCGTCTTTGAAAGCTACGGCAACTTCTCGAACCTGACGCGCGCGTCCCTCTTCGCGAGCAAGGGCAAGAAGACGCCCATGTTCGTGCGCTTCTCCACCGTCATCCATCCGTCCGGTTCGCCAGAGACGCTGAGAGACCCGCGCGGCTTCGCGCTGAAGTTCTACACGGACGATGGCAACTGGGACCTGGTGGGCAACAACCTGCCCGTCTTCTTCATCCGCGACGCCATCAAGTTCCCGGACATGGTGCACTCGCTGAAGCCGTCGCCCTTCAACAACAAGCAGGACCCGAACCGCTTCTTCGACTTCTTCTCCCACCTGCCTGAGTCCACGCACATGCTGACGCAGGTGTACTCGGACATCGGGATTCCGGCGAACTACCGCCAGATGAACGGGCATGGCGTCCACGCGTTCAAGTTCGTCAACGCGAAGGGCGAGGTCCGCTACGTGAAGTTCAACTGGGCCTCGCAACAGGGCGTCAAGAGCCTGACGGCCGAGGAGGCCGCGCGCACGGCGGGCGAGGACCACCAGCACGCCACCACGGACCTCTACGCTTCCATCGGCGCGGGCAAGTTCCCCGCGTGGGAGCTGTCCGTGCAGGTGCTGGACCCGAAGGACCTGGACAGCTTCACCTTCAACCCGCTGGACCCGACGAAGGTGTGGCCGGAGGACAAGGTTGCGTCCGTGAAGCTGGGCCGCTTCGTCCTCAACAAGATGCCGGACAACTTCTTCGAGGAGACCGAGCAGGCCGCGTTCTCCCCCGGCGTGCAGCCCCCCGGCATCGAGCCCTCCGAGGACCGCCTCCTCCAAGGCCGGCTCTTCTCCTACGCGGACACGCAGCGCTATCGCGTGGGCGCCAACTACCAGTCCCTTCCGGTCAACCGCGCCCGCGCCGCGGTGAACAGCAACAACCAGGCGGGCGGCATGAACTTCGCCAACACGAAGTCGGACGTGAACTACGAGCCCAGCGTCACCCGCGAGACGCAGGACGCGCCCGCGTACCTGCTGTCGAGTGCGCCGCTGTCCGGCACCACGCAGCAGCAGCCCATCGAGAAGACGGACAACTTCGCGCAGGCGGGCGCCTTCTACACGTCGCTGGACCCGGCCGCGCGGGAGCGGCTGGTGAAGAACCTGGCGGCGGACCTGGGCCAGGTCCGTGATGCCCGCGTCAAGGCGCGCATGGTGGGCCACTTCTACGTCGCCAACGCGGAGTACGGCACGAAGCTGGCCAACGCGGTGGGCGTGAAGGTCGACGACGCGCGCGCCGCCGTGGCCTCGCTCGCCTCGCGCTGA